One stretch of Leadbetterella byssophila DSM 17132 DNA includes these proteins:
- a CDS encoding sensor histidine kinase has product MEYEKAKLQIEVDAQKETMKKIGKEIHDSVGQKLTLASIYLKKNGAMQVAAPLNEISELIDESLTELRQLSRTLVNPKQYQTRLQDLILLETKRIQNINGISVHVHQNGDYELSEDTKHNIHRIIQEFLQNSIKHAKCNNIYIELNFSDHQLMVQCKDDGVGFDMQKNAGPGVGIMNIKKRISEMMGQVEFFSKKGEGTRLTFYVPY; this is encoded by the coding sequence ATGGAATACGAGAAAGCAAAACTTCAAATTGAAGTAGATGCACAGAAAGAAACCATGAAGAAGATAGGTAAGGAAATCCACGATAGTGTGGGACAGAAACTTACCCTCGCCTCTATTTACCTTAAAAAAAACGGAGCTATGCAGGTGGCAGCTCCCTTAAATGAAATCAGTGAACTAATTGACGAATCCCTTACAGAACTTCGGCAATTGTCCCGTACGCTTGTAAACCCAAAACAATATCAAACACGCTTACAAGATTTAATCCTTTTAGAAACTAAACGCATTCAAAACATCAATGGAATCTCTGTCCACGTACATCAAAACGGAGATTACGAACTTTCTGAAGATACCAAGCATAATATCCACAGAATCATACAGGAATTCTTACAAAACAGCATTAAACACGCTAAATGTAACAACATTTATATTGAACTTAACTTTAGCGACCACCAATTAATGGTACAATGTAAAGATGACGGTGTAGGTTTTGATATGCAAAAGAATGCAGGGCCGGGCGTGGGAATCATGAACATCAAAAAGAGAATCAGTGAGATGATGGGTCAAGTTGAATTTTTCTCCAAAAAAGGAGAAGGTACCCGACTTACTTTTTACGTTCCCTATTGA
- a CDS encoding response regulator transcription factor yields MKTKVVIVDDHKLIAKAIGSIVNDFTDFEVMYEVENGVELIEKFKSPDKLPDIVLLDISMPVMDGFETAKWITKNHPDILVMALSMQDDEQSLFKMINNGAKGFMHKNIHPQELEIALKTLLREKIYFPGWATQKLYSSINNPAPSPTYEITPREEEFLKYVCQDLTYKEIGEKMNCSHRTIDGYRDSLFTKLGINSRVGLALFAVKHKYFNPDDFKI; encoded by the coding sequence ATGAAAACAAAAGTAGTCATTGTGGATGATCATAAGTTGATTGCGAAAGCCATAGGATCCATCGTGAATGATTTTACTGATTTCGAAGTAATGTACGAAGTAGAGAATGGAGTTGAATTAATAGAAAAATTCAAATCTCCCGACAAGCTACCTGATATAGTACTGCTGGACATTTCCATGCCCGTGATGGATGGTTTCGAAACTGCTAAGTGGATCACTAAAAACCATCCAGATATCCTCGTTATGGCCCTCTCTATGCAGGATGACGAGCAAAGTCTCTTTAAGATGATTAATAACGGGGCAAAGGGATTTATGCACAAAAACATTCACCCACAAGAACTAGAGATTGCCCTTAAAACGCTTCTTCGCGAAAAAATCTACTTCCCAGGATGGGCCACACAAAAACTCTACTCCAGTATAAACAATCCTGCACCCTCACCTACTTACGAAATCACTCCTAGAGAAGAAGAATTCCTCAAGTACGTTTGCCAGGATCTAACATATAAAGAAATTGGTGAAAAGATGAACTGCAGCCACCGTACCATAGACGGCTATAGAGATTCTTTGTTTACAAAATTAGGAATCAACTCTAGAGTAGGTCTGGCTCTGTTTGCCGTAAAACACAAATACTTTAACCCGGACGATTTCAAGATTTAA
- a CDS encoding Lrp/AsnC family transcriptional regulator, whose protein sequence is MVIDPVDLKILKILKRDGLATNRQIAYELNLTTTPVHERIKRLRRDGLIKRYTIELDPKKLKKDLMVFVKVSLKEHSQEYLKRFEEDVQSIPEIVECFCISGESDFLLKVIVSDMDEYKHFILNKLAALPNIGEAQSNFVITEAKMSSVLGE, encoded by the coding sequence ATGGTTATAGATCCTGTAGATCTCAAGATTCTTAAGATATTAAAAAGAGATGGTTTAGCTACAAACCGTCAGATAGCCTATGAGCTAAATCTTACCACTACACCGGTACATGAACGTATCAAACGATTACGTAGGGATGGATTGATCAAAAGATATACCATAGAACTTGATCCTAAGAAGTTGAAGAAGGATCTGATGGTCTTTGTGAAGGTATCCTTAAAAGAACACAGCCAAGAGTATTTGAAGCGGTTTGAAGAGGATGTACAGAGTATTCCGGAAATAGTGGAGTGTTTTTGTATATCCGGTGAATCAGACTTCCTGTTGAAGGTGATAGTGAGCGATATGGACGAGTACAAGCACTTTATTCTAAATAAACTGGCTGCTTTGCCTAATATTGGGGAGGCACAGTCTAATTTTGTGATAACAGAGGCAAAGATGTCCTCTGTACTTGGAGAATAA
- the proC gene encoding pyrroline-5-carboxylate reductase, which translates to MKIAIVGCGNMGMAFARSFVQYDLVKKEDLLLIEKSKERSEVLKKEKEGVVVDTIGLNLGEVDLVILSVKPQDFSSVAPDLKQYLKDSQVVLSIMAGIPMARIQDELEHQWVVRAMPNTPAMLGQGITGYCAAEGISFQKLQRIDNLINATGRSVYLENESLLDAVTALSGSGPAYFYYLVKHMVQAGMDMGFDEGLARLLVKQTMLGSYHLINNAEKSLDELISAVASKGGTTEAALKTFEERGLGEALQAGILKAEERSRELSKK; encoded by the coding sequence ATGAAAATTGCGATAGTAGGCTGCGGAAATATGGGAATGGCCTTTGCCCGTTCTTTTGTACAATATGATTTGGTGAAGAAGGAGGATCTATTGTTGATAGAAAAGAGTAAGGAGAGGTCAGAAGTACTAAAGAAGGAAAAGGAAGGTGTAGTTGTAGATACCATTGGCTTAAATCTGGGGGAGGTAGACCTTGTGATCTTGTCTGTTAAGCCTCAGGACTTTTCCTCTGTTGCTCCGGACTTGAAGCAGTATCTTAAGGATAGCCAAGTGGTCTTGTCTATTATGGCAGGTATCCCCATGGCTAGGATTCAGGACGAATTAGAGCATCAATGGGTAGTAAGGGCTATGCCAAATACTCCGGCCATGTTAGGGCAGGGTATCACAGGGTATTGTGCAGCGGAAGGAATCAGTTTTCAGAAGTTGCAGAGGATAGATAACCTAATCAATGCCACCGGTAGATCCGTATATCTTGAGAATGAATCTTTGCTTGATGCGGTGACGGCTCTGAGTGGTAGTGGTCCGGCTTATTTTTACTATTTGGTAAAACATATGGTGCAGGCGGGCATGGATATGGGTTTTGATGAAGGCTTAGCAAGATTATTGGTCAAACAAACCATGTTAGGGTCCTACCATTTGATCAATAATGCTGAAAAGAGTTTAGACGAGCTTATATCCGCAGTAGCTTCGAAAGGAGGCACTACGGAAGCAGCGCTTAAAACATTTGAGGAAAGGGGCTTAGGAGAGGCTTTACAGGCCGGTATATTGAAAGCAGAGGAACGTTCTAGAGAATTGTCTAAGAAATAG